A window of Desulfopila inferna contains these coding sequences:
- a CDS encoding tyrosine-type recombinase/integrase — protein sequence PNQLEVKYKNAARELVWQWFFPAKQLTVVENNNELRRYHVHESLLQKALRTAVKKAKIPKRVTSHTFRHSFASHLLQANYDIRTIQELMGHSDVRTTMIYTHTVKSMTKKEARSPLDF from the coding sequence TTCCAAACCAGCTGGAAGTCAAATACAAAAATGCAGCACGGGAACTGGTATGGCAGTGGTTTTTTCCGGCAAAACAACTCACAGTTGTTGAAAATAACAATGAACTAAGGCGCTACCATGTACACGAGTCACTTTTGCAAAAAGCTCTAAGGACTGCCGTAAAGAAAGCCAAGATTCCCAAGCGGGTTACTTCACACACTTTTCGCCATTCCTTTGCCAGTCACCTTCTGCAGGCAAATTATGATATTCGAACCATTCAGGAGTTGATGGGCCACTCAGATGTAAGGACAACCATGATTTATACTCATACGGTGAAAAGTATGACGAAGAAAGAAGCAAGGAGCCCACTTGATTTTTAA